Genomic window (Streptomyces sp. RerS4):
GAACGGGTCACCGGCGGCGCCCCCGACCCGTCCTCGGACCTGTGGTCGCTCGGCGCCACCCTCTACACGGCCGTCGAGGCGCGCTCGCCGTTCCGGCGTACGTCGCCCATCTCCAGCCTCCAGGCCGTCGTCAACGACGAGCCGCCCGTCCCGCGCCAGGCCGGCGCCCTCGGCCCGGTCATCACCGCGCTGCTGCGCAAGGACCCGGCCGAGCGCCCCTCGGCCGGCGAGGCCGAGCGGATGCTGATCGAGGCGATGGAGGGTCGCGAACCGAAGGCGGCGCAGGCGTACGTGCCGACGCGCGCGGTCAGCGCCGAGGAGATGGCCCCCGCCCAGGCCGAGGCCCCCGGGTCCGAGCCGACGCCGGCCCCGACGGCCGCCCTCGCGGGGGCGTCGGCGGGCGCGGCGGGGCGCCCGCCGGGCCGGTTCAGGCGGGCCGCCGTCGTCGCGTTCGTGGCGGCGCTGCTGGGCGGCGGCGGGGTGTTCGGGGTGCTCACGTACCTGGACGACAAGGGAGACGGCGGCGGGGCCGACGCCAAGCCGCAGGCGGTGGCCGGCCCGCCCGCGGGCTGGAAGAAGGTCACCGACCCCGCCGGCTTCACCCTCTTCGTCCCGGAGGGCTGGACGCGCCAGATGGACGGCAACCAGATCGACTACACCCCGGACAACGGGAAGCACTTCATCCGGATCGCCGCCGACTCCACCCCGGACTACGAGAACCCGTACGCGCACCTGCTCGACCTGGAGAAGCAGGTGGCGAAGCGGACGGACTACAAGAAGCAGCGGCTGAACCAGAACACCTTCCGGGACAGCACCCGGGCCGCGCTCTGGGACTTCACCTGGACCGAGAAGAACGCGCACGCCGGGCCGCGCCGGGCCATCGAGCAGATGTACATCGCCCCGAACGACACCGAGTACGCGATCTACATGGCGGGCCCCGCCG
Coding sequences:
- a CDS encoding serine/threonine-protein kinase, which gives rise to MEQQTGAGAVLAGRYRLIEPIGSGGMGKVWRAHDELLHRTVAVKELTAGLYVAQADREVLHARTQKEARAAARIQHPAVVTVHDVLEHDDRPWIVMEYIDGPSLAEAAKAAGRIEPREAARIGLHVLGALRAAHKVGVLHRDVKPGNVLLAKDGRVLLTDFGIAAIEGDSSITRTGELVGSIDYLAPERVTGGAPDPSSDLWSLGATLYTAVEARSPFRRTSPISSLQAVVNDEPPVPRQAGALGPVITALLRKDPAERPSAGEAERMLIEAMEGREPKAAQAYVPTRAVSAEEMAPAQAEAPGSEPTPAPTAALAGASAGAAGRPPGRFRRAAVVAFVAALLGGGGVFGVLTYLDDKGDGGGADAKPQAVAGPPAGWKKVTDPAGFTLFVPEGWTRQMDGNQIDYTPDNGKHFIRIAADSTPDYENPYAHLLDLEKQVAKRTDYKKQRLNQNTFRDSTRAALWDFTWTEKNAHAGPRRAIEQMYIAPNDTEYAIYMAGPADTWNTTRQQFDIVLSGWEPPAKKP